One Formosa sp. Hel3_A1_48 genomic window, TTCAGGACTAATTTTTACTTACCTCCTGATGAAAGCTCGTGCCAAAGGGGATGTAGAAGAGCGAATAAAAAAAGGGGTTGTACGTAGTTTTATGCTGATTGGCATAGGTTATTTGTTGAGGATTCCTATTTTTAGATGGTTTACAGGAAAATTTGGTACTTATTTCATGGTGATAGATGTACTTCAGTGTATAGGGCTTTCCTTGTTGCTTATTGTTCTATTTTACAAGCTAGTTCGTCAAAATCATAGAATTTTTTCTATACTAATGATTTTTATCGGAACTTTAATATTTGCCTTAGAACCTTTGTACAGAACATATTCAGCCACAAACATCCCGCTGTTTTTCGCCAACTATATCACAAAAGCTAATGGATCGATTTTCACTTTAATCCCATGGTTTGGATATATGGCTTACGGAGCATTTATTGCATTCCTTTTTCAAGAATATTTAACACACCCAAAATTCAGAAATAGTATTATCGTAGGGTTTTTGGCGATTGGTTTGTTTCTCGTCAATGGTTCTACTGCTCTACTACACTATATTTTTAAGTTTACACAAGTTCAACTCATAGATGATATCGCTAATTTTAATTATCTATTCATTAGACTTGGAAATGTTCTAGTAATTTTTGGAATTTTTTATGCCTTAGAACGTTTTCTAAAACATCCGATAATTTTAAAAATTGGCCAAAAAACACTTTCTATATATGTGATCCATTTTATTGTCTTATACGGAAGCTTTACGGGGTGGGGACTCAACCGGATTCTAAGCAAAAAATTAGACCCAACTCAAGCTGTTTTTGGAGCACTAATATTTCTCGTACTGGTAAGTCTAATGGCGGTTTACAGGATAAAAGCTAATACTTATATTTA contains:
- a CDS encoding heparan-alpha-glucosaminide N-acetyltransferase domain-containing protein; the protein is MKSSRLYFIDTVRAFAILMMLQGHFIDTLLAVEFRDPSNVAFRVWQYFRGITAPTFFTISGLIFTYLLMKARAKGDVEERIKKGVVRSFMLIGIGYLLRIPIFRWFTGKFGTYFMVIDVLQCIGLSLLLIVLFYKLVRQNHRIFSILMIFIGTLIFALEPLYRTYSATNIPLFFANYITKANGSIFTLIPWFGYMAYGAFIAFLFQEYLTHPKFRNSIIVGFLAIGLFLVNGSTALLHYIFKFTQVQLIDDIANFNYLFIRLGNVLVIFGIFYALERFLKHPIILKIGQKTLSIYVIHFIVLYGSFTGWGLNRILSKKLDPTQAVFGALIFLVLVSLMAVYRIKANTYIYAKLRTAAHKISLLISKRGI